A window of Pseudophryne corroboree isolate aPseCor3 chromosome 1, aPseCor3.hap2, whole genome shotgun sequence genomic DNA:
ATTCCGCATTCAATAAACAGGTCATAACCACCCATACATTTACATATGAAATATGATGTCTTTATGGTATAAATAAGCCtcatggaacatgttattattacTGCAGCTTCTCTAATCATcagatatgtataagtcacacactttATGCATTTCTTGTCCCTGAACTTACATTGGCCCCATGATTTCCAAATTCATGAAAATTGTTCTGAAGTTTTATTTTTTCTCATATACAGTACATGAGCGGTCTGGAGACTATCTCTATGCTAATACATTTCCCTATATTGTTACTCATACCTCACCGTGGATTATTGCCTGTAAACTCATTGGGAACAAGGTGCCTGAGTAAGGTGACAGCTGTCCCTTGCCACCTCACCATGGTAACACCTTCATACATACAGTTATGCTAGTTATACTGTGGCAGGAGGAAAGCCAGGCTCAGCGACTCTCTTGCTATTGTGACATTCATATGTTACGTTGACTCCCTGAGCCTTAGGTTAGGCCTGTGAAATGAATTAGGATTGCAAAAACTACTGGATTACTGGCAGGCAGCTAAAATAACAAGCTGCATATGAGAGGGAATGTTTTATTAATAGACATATATCTGTAATATTATTTTTTACTTTAATTTCTTGTCACGTTGAGCTGCGTAATATGTAGGCATCATAtagataaaggttaataataatattcatCAGTAATTATCTTTTGGGTTGCATGTCTTATGTTGAGATAACTCTTATGCAATGTTACGTATTGGGTTTATGTAACGTGATCTCGCTTAgatctacgggggtcattccgagttgatcgctcgctagcagtttttagcagccgtacaaatgctatgccgccgccctctgggagtgtattttagcttagcagaagtgcaaacgaaaggatcgcagagcggctacaaaaaaaaaatttgtgcagtttcagaatagctccagacctactcagcgcttgcgatgactccagaccattcagttccggatttgacgtcacaaacacgccctgcgttcggccagccacgcctgcgtttttcctggcatgcctgcgttttttcgtacactccctgaaaacggtcagttgacacctagaaacgcccatttcctgtcaaccactctgcggctgccattgcgactgaaaagcgtcgctagaccttgtgtaaaaatacattgcccgttgtgaaaatacgttgcgcatgtgcactgcgctgcatacgcatgcgcagaagtgccgctttttcacttaatcgctgcgctgcgaacatttttcactagcgatcaactcggaatgaccccctacatacagTGTTAGTGATCATTAATTCTCTGGATTGCAAAAATCAGTGAACAAAGTTAAAGCACCAATTATTTCCTCTTTCTTTTAACAGTTAAAAAGCAATGAACTTATCCATAACGTTGGAACCTCCATGACCTTTGGATTTGGCACAATAGCCTGCTGGATTCAGTCCATCCTGACATTTAAGATAAACATAAAGAAGGAAGGAAGAAAAACTGGAATCCCCAGAGTTATATTATCAGCAACAATAACACTCTGTGTTATCATCTGTATCCTTTCTCTTCATGTGGAAAATGCACAATGCAATCTACAGTACAGGGAGCATCCACTGGGGTTACAGTAAGCTACACTGTCCTTAATATTAAAAAAACCTTCTTCAAACAGGCACGAAGCACATGCCCTAAGCTAATTTGTGTTGTCTGTGAACATTAAGGACAAGCTGACAAGTGTCTGTACTCTATCATAAGATGGAATGTCAAGAAAAccagatacagtacatacagtactaaGTTCCATTGCCCTCAGTAATAATGAGCCAAAGGGAGAACAGTGATCAGTAGGAGCAACAGGAAGTAAATATTTCATGTAAGACTTGGGGGAGACGAGAAGGACTTTGTGGATGAATGTACAATAGCGGACATCATCAGTCAGTAAAACAATAGCGGCTTAAAAGTTCTGGAACTGTCATCTGTACATAAAAACGCACTTGTACCGTTAAAACAACAGCCACATCATTTAGCTGCTACAGTAAGATTTTATTAGTAAATACAGGTGTTAGGTGGTTATCTATTACTGCAATAAGagtcaatagaaaaccagcctatCACCACCTAGTTGTAAATAGACCCGTTAGCCTGTCCTTTTGCTGTAACAAACAGAAATGAGCCTCTTCACAGGCACAAAAGAACCACTCAACGCATGCAAACTCTATAGTCTATAAATGCGCTATTCGGGATATTTTTGTCCCCATTATATAGTTTATGTTTGGAAATGCACAAAGAATAGTTGAAGCAAAATGGAAAATCTCTGAACTACACCATTTGATTCAGCCGGCTTATTTTTAATGAGCCTTTCTTGTGTTATCTAGTACATGAAAAACACATTAACAGTATATAGGTGTGAATAAGTCATTTGCATTCTATTAATTGCAATTCCACTTTTTTAGGCTATTTCTTATTATCTTCACTGTAGAGCAAGCCAGTTAAATGCACATAATGATAAACACAGATTTGTTGCTTTACAGTAGTACATTTGTTCTTTTCCTCACATCAATGTACTTGTCTTATCTCCCCAGAAGACCAGATATgctatggagggatcgcagcagatatctccatctgcATTGGTTGCTGGGCACCTAAACCAGGGAGTACTGTGATAgtgttgtgctgtcacactgcttcCTGCCCTTCGCCAGGATGGGGTCTTATCGGAGCCCAACTCCTGTCAAGAGCATTTTAGTAAATTTTTATGACAAATGTTTACATTGTGAATTTGGGTGAAAAAGATTTATCACATCATGATAAATATGCCCACAGAGATAAGCACAATTTTCAAACTTTGCAATGAAATTTTCACAATTCTACATTTGCCCACAAAATACCTAAAGTGTTGGCACTCTAccacaccacacagcagtatgACTTTACTGTCGTCATCTCAGCTCTCGCTATAGATACCTCAGAATGGCAAATCAAGTGTAGACCTGTACAGCATGCGCAAATGCAACCATTGTATCACTGACACTTCATACCTATCTGTTGTAAGACACGTTTGCTCCAATTTTTCTTATACTGTAATTATTATCAAACCACAATTGAGTTTGTGTGAAACCGAATTTAAACTATGAGTTTTGTGAAAGAGAGGGAGTGCAAGCACAATATCATAAGACAAATATAATGTTACAGCCACACACCCCAAGGCAGTGTAGACACGCCCCTTTCCGCAACCAGCACAGCATATAAAGAGGGCCAACATTTTAAAGAGGGCCCTGGTATTAAGAATGGGGCATGGTCATGCCCACACGTGGGTGTGAATTAAGAGATTGACAGtatatagatagacagtcaataggttaacaGGGTCAACAGGTTGACAGTTAAAAATAGTCGACATGGACTTAGGTCAACAGAGCCATAAGGTCAACATGTAATTGGTCGACATAGAAAAGGtagacacttttttttattttaaccataatcctaacctaaaaatacccccccccccccccccgtgcctaaCTCTAACTGGCCCCTttcgcagtctaaccctatccctctgccaagtacctaaccctcccctaagtgcctaaccctaaactcccaaaTTCATGAAAAcccatgtgtcaaccttttctatATTGACCATTTGCacgtcgaccctttgaccctgtcaacctattgacctattgactgtctgtctATTTACTATATATCTTCCATCcagatccccccacacacacctagcaaGGTCTCCATGTACCAGGATCTGACTATacttgtacataaagaaattcagatTTGGCCAGAATAACTGTAACTGAATACTGACATAATGTATCTTACTCTCCAGAAACTCTGCCCTGTACCATTTTCTTTTACATCTTCTTTGCACAGATTTCATCTTGGAGTGGAAGAAATGTAACCTGTATGCACCGAGAGTTCAGTGGGTGCTGGTTATGTGCTTTGTAACATTTTTTGGGACTTTGGCTGTGGAATTCAGACACTGCAGATTTGAAATCATTTGTGTTGAGAACCAGGAGCACCAGGAGATCTTCCAAAGCATGTCTGAGAATATGTCTGACATGTCAGAGTACCAAACGGATCAGTTGTAACACGGGTCCACAAAAGAAGCCCAGGAGTTCCTGTGTACACAGAAAATACAGACTTAACATTGTATCTACAACTCCAATTAAATGTGAAAACATGAAAAATGACTACAAAGGACAATCCACATGGTTCTAAAACTTGGTTTCAGTGTTATACCAGTGACTTTTTAAAATTGCGTTTCTATTGGGGGGTAACATTTCTTGCCTCATGTATTTGTGAAACACAGTCAGTGCTCAGTGACCCGATATTCTAACACTACCAAGGCATTGTTGCATTGTTTTGCTGACATTAATGTATGTGCAAATATATAGGTTATTTTACTCTGTACAGAATTACATAGATACTGTATGGGGGTGATTCAATACAATATGACTCCGAATTAGCACCAATTCAGGTTTTAAGGCTCCAGTGGACAGTATTATAACTggactttttatttttaacactaatgGAGTTGTTTTAAAGAAAATTAACAGTTTAAAAAGATACCCAAATGAAAATGAACATATAAAAATAGCACAAAGTATGCCTAGGCAAAATATATTTGGATGTGAATGTATTGTGCACGCCTAACTTTGGGTAGTGATGTTGCTATTGCTGTATTTGGAGAAATTATCATGTTACACTTTTCAGAGTTTGTTTTTTAATTCTAATATGGCAGCTGTTACCAAAGCACTTATAGATTTGAGTACGCATCTACTATATAAATCTAGATAAAAGCACTGTATGCATAATCCCTATGAAACAATCTCAGTTCTGTAATAAGTGTCCCGGCAGCTACATTTTAAATCTTGAACTGTAAATGAAAACAGTGGACTACCCGTAACAATGTGACTATGTACATGCCATTTCGAGTATTCTACAGACTTAaagaagtctatttactaagccttggacagagataaagtaccatccaatcagctcctaactaccatgtcacaggctgtgtttgaaacatgacaggtagagactgattggttggtactttaactccgtccactttatcttcacccaaggcttagtacatataccccttatTCTATCTCTTCATACATCACAAATACAAATTATGATATTACCAATTTAGCTGTGCTTGAAAACACTGCAACACAAAAATTCACATGAATAGCATGTACTAAAATTCTTGGTTTGTTATGtggggtgtggctattaaataacaagactgacaatatttacatttaattatattaagttCATTTTAAATCCATTTCCCATCTACAGcatgtactccccttctgcatccacaacGTTGCATTTTTATTTTCTATTGGTCATAGTCATGTTGTAGCTCATCTGTCTGCTGTCTCAACAGCTCCGTCATTTTCTTGTTTACTTCAGTAACTGATCCAAAGTGGGTTCCTTTGAGTACACATTTGACTTTAGGGAAAGGCAAAAAGTAAGATGGTGATAGGTCTGGccagtatggagggtgttctagcactgcaatcgatTTCTCGGCTAAAAACTGCTTCAGAGaaagagagctgtgtgggctggtgcattgtcctcttcattcttggtgatgatgatgGTTTCCAGTGTATGGACTGGTGTTGTGTCTTGGGATCATACTGGAAGATCTATGTCTCATCACAGGTTATAACTTTATCTACAAAATGCAAATCcatttgaatttgttccaaaatgtctgtcaAATTTGCTTTCAAATTTCTTTTCTcacagtgagaagccttggaaccaacttagcacaaacttttgtcatgttaagatatTGATGCCAAACGTAATATCTTTTTTTGTTGCTGTTCTCCATTTCTGCTATCCTTTGGTGTCGACGGTCAATTGAAACATTTTCTTGATTTCTTTccacatttttgtttgtttttgatgtgcatgTGTTCATCATCTTTCACAGCCTCATGACTGACAccaaatcttttgtgccactcaaacacatgttcatgtgacatacaatctgccccatTAGCCTCAGGTAGCATACTGAAAAATTTGAGAGGCGCtttacttttgaactaagcatttttatgacgcatgggaaaaacacaacttctttgaCTGTTTTGTGACTTCAAACTATCTGTGCGAAAGGGATGAAACTTGTAAAACCGTTTTACAAGTCCAAGGCCAATGTTCCCCCACTTTCTTTTAGCTCAAGTACAGTAGTATGGTTTATTTACAAATaaagtctcgttatttaatagccactcCTATTATCCTCCTCCTATATAAATACTCAAAGTTGATAATAGACATGGCACAGCAAACTAATACAcaaaatgattttatatatatatatatatatatatatatatatataatatctcaccaatcggcggcactccggacaaacaATAAAGACTAGGAAGTCATCTTGTGTTAACACAAGATGACTTCCTAGTCTTTATtgtttgtccggagtgccgccgattgGTGAGATTCTACATTGGGCCGCTGCAATACGGTCATTACGGAGGGCACTCGGCAAGTTACTAAGTGGGACTTAAGGAGTGCCGGATccagtgtgtttgtatgtatgtatgta
This region includes:
- the TMEM150C gene encoding transmembrane protein 150C — protein: MDTKQCSLWMFLPLVMSLFTTVGLWIVYFIAIEDNKIFPLTVDKGPDTILRPPYISIAGDAPPASCVFSQVMNMAAFLALIIAVLRFIQLKPKTISPWLSISGLVALCLTSFGMTLLGNFQLKSNELIHNVGTSMTFGFGTIACWIQSILTFKINIKKEGRKTGIPRVILSATITLCVIIYFILEWKKCNLYAPRVQWVLVMCFVTFFGTLAVEFRHCRFEIICVENQEHQEIFQSMSENMSDMSEYQTDQL